In Deinococcus psychrotolerans, the genomic window AAGGTAACGGCGCTGTGGCCGGGGCTGAGTGGGGCCAAGCAACTGGCGCTGTATTTGGCGGCCTACCCCAGCGACGGCGGCGATCCCGAGTGCTCCAGCCTCATTCAGTCGTCCGCCGAGCCGTCCAGCAGTGATCCCCAGTTCGCGGCTTGGCTGACGCCTAAAGGTCTGAGTGTGGTGCCTACCTTTTTGCCGCATGTCGCCGCCGCCTGTGCCGAAACGGTCACGCTGGGCTACGGCCAACTGCGCCCACTCGCCGAGGAGAAAGGAAGGTATTTCAGCGACCTCTACCCCCGCTGAACTCTCCCCAGCGGTTTAGAACCTGCTCACACTCAGCGCATCACCGCGCACGACCATAGGGCATGGAACAACGTCAACTCGGTATCGGCGGCCCGAAAGTCTCTTCCGTCGGCCTCGGCTGCAACAACTTCGGCGGGCGACTCGATCAAAATGCGACCAACGCGGTGGTCAGTGCAGCACTCTCACAGGGCATCACTTTGTTTGACACCGCCGACGTGTACGGCAATCAGGGCGGCTCGGAAGAAATGCTGGGCAAGGCGCTGGGCAAAGAGCGCGGGGCCATTATATTGGCCAGCAAATTTGGGCACGATATGGGAGCAGACGGCAAGGGAGCCGATCCCGCTTACATCCGCAGAGCGCTGGACGCCAGCCTCAAGCGCCTCGGCACCGATTACTTGGATTTGTACCAGCTTCACACCCCCGACCCGCTCACGCCGCTGGCCGACACCCTCGGCACGCTCGACGAACTCGTCAAGGAAGGCAAGGTGCGAGCGGTGGGTTGCTCCAATCTTCCGGCGGCGCAGGTATACGAAGCCGCCCAAATCGCCAAGGCAAAGCAGCAGACGGCGTTCATCTGCGCTCAGGACGAATACAGCTTGCTGGTGCGCGGCATTGAGCACGACCTGATTCCAGCGCTGACGGATTTGGAGATGGGCCTGCTGCCGTATTTTCCGCTGGCCAGTGGCCTGTTGACCGGCAAATATCAGCCGGGTATCTTGCCTGCCGGGACGCGCTTTGCGTCCTCAAAAGGGGCACAAGACCGCTACATGACGCCGGAAAACTGGGCCAAGGTGCAGGCGCTACAGGCCTTTGCCACCGCCAGAGACCACACGCTGCTGGAATTGGCCTTCAGTTGGCTGGCCGCTCAGCCGGTGGTCAGTAGCGTCATCGCCGGAGCCACCCGCCCGGAGCAGATCGAGCAGAACGTGGCGGCGGCAGATTGGCAACTGAGCGCCGAAGATTTGAGCGAGATTGACCGAATCACCGCAGGGGAAGTCGCGGCAGCTTAGGGGATTGGTCAAAAAAGAAGCTTCCTTCCGACCGACCAATAGTAGTGAAGGGTTTGGAGGGATGGACGGCTGAGCAAAAAGTATACTCAGCCGTCCATCCCTCTAAGTGCCCTCTAACACTACACCAGCTTCCACGCCCGCACGTCCAGCAAGCCGCGCGGCGTCAGCTTGAGATCGGGAATGACGCTGAGGCCCAGAAAGCTGAGGGTGGTCAGGGCTTCGGGGAGCGGGCAGCCGCGCTGGTGCAACGCCAATTGGATGGCGCGAACACGGGCGGCGACTTCGGCGGGCGGCCAGTCGCTCATCAGGCCGCCGTAAGGCAGCGGCAAGCTCACCACCACTTGCCCGCCGTCCACGACCACCACACCGCCGCCGAGCCGCTGAACTTCCAGCCCTGCCGCTCTGATATCAGCGTCGCCACCTGGCCCCAAAGCTCCGGCGATGACCAGATGGTGCGCGTCGTGCAGCACGCTGAGGGCCACCGCGCCCCGCTGAAGCCCGATGCCGCTGGTTAGGGCGGCGCTCACCAAACCGCGCCCGTAGCGGTCGGCCACCACTAACTTGGTGTCGCCGCTGCCAACAGGCGCGATGTATGTTTCAATTTGGTCAGGCCGCACGCCAATCACGGGCCAGTGGGCAGGCACGCTGAGATCGGCCTCAGCCAGCCCCGCCGCGTCAACGCCGCCGCCCAGCAACGCGGGGGTAGTCACGGGCGCGTCCAAACTGGCGAGCGGCTGCCCGCCCAGCCAGCACTCGGCCACCTTGAAATCTTGGAGATCCTCAAACAGCACCAGATCAGCGCGGAAGCCTGCCGCCACCACGCCGACATCCATCAAGTTCCAGTACTCGGCGGCGTTGCAAGTCGCCAAGCTCAGCGCATAGAGGGGATCGATGCCGGAGGCGACCAAGCGGCGCAGCTGATTGTCCAAGTGGCCCTTTTCAAGGAGCCAGTCAGCGCTGATGTCGTCGCTGACCAGCAGGGCGCGGCGGGGTTGGCTGCGCAGCACGGGAATCAGAGCCTCCAAATTGCGGGCGGCGGAGCCTTCGCGCACCATCAACCACAGCCCGGCCCGTACCCGCTCGCGTGCCTCGGCCTCAGTGGTCGCTTCGTGGTCGGAGTGAATGCCCGCCGCCGCATAGGCTTGCAGGGCGTCACCCGACAGGCCCGCCGCGTGGCCGTCGATACGCCCACCCCGCGCCGCTTGCAAGGTGGCCCACACTTCGGGGGCAGCGCTCAGGACGCCCGGATAATTCATCATCTCGGCGAGGCCCAGCACGCCCGGCACTGCTAAGCCGCGTGCGATGTCGGCGGCCCCAAGCTGAGTGCCGCCCTCTTCAAATGAACTGGCAGGCACGCACGAGGGCTGCGAGCCCCACACCCTCAGCCCACTTTTCTCGCCCGCTTCCAGTATCCAGCGCAGGCCCACTTCACCCAGCACATTGACAATTTCGTGCGGCTCAGCCACGACTCCGGTGGTGCCGCGTGGCCGCACGGCGCGGGCAAAGCTGGCAGGTGTCAACATGCTCGATTCGATGTGAATGTGGCCGTCAATCAAGCCCGGCGCGAGGTATTTTCCACCCGCGTCCACAAGTTCTGGAGCCTGATAATCGGGGCCGATGGCGGCGACGTAACCGCCCGCAATCGCCACGTCGCCGCTGAGCAGTTCGCGGGTTGTCACACTAACG contains:
- a CDS encoding aldo/keto reductase, with protein sequence MEQRQLGIGGPKVSSVGLGCNNFGGRLDQNATNAVVSAALSQGITLFDTADVYGNQGGSEEMLGKALGKERGAIILASKFGHDMGADGKGADPAYIRRALDASLKRLGTDYLDLYQLHTPDPLTPLADTLGTLDELVKEGKVRAVGCSNLPAAQVYEAAQIAKAKQQTAFICAQDEYSLLVRGIEHDLIPALTDLEMGLLPYFPLASGLLTGKYQPGILPAGTRFASSKGAQDRYMTPENWAKVQALQAFATARDHTLLELAFSWLAAQPVVSSVIAGATRPEQIEQNVAAADWQLSAEDLSEIDRITAGEVAAA
- a CDS encoding adenine deaminase, producing MPDPSLSPSPETTLRQRLVRVALRQEPADLVIRNAQIVSVTTRELLSGDVAIAGGYVAAIGPDYQAPELVDAGGKYLAPGLIDGHIHIESSMLTPASFARAVRPRGTTGVVAEPHEIVNVLGEVGLRWILEAGEKSGLRVWGSQPSCVPASSFEEGGTQLGAADIARGLAVPGVLGLAEMMNYPGVLSAAPEVWATLQAARGGRIDGHAAGLSGDALQAYAAAGIHSDHEATTEAEARERVRAGLWLMVREGSAARNLEALIPVLRSQPRRALLVSDDISADWLLEKGHLDNQLRRLVASGIDPLYALSLATCNAAEYWNLMDVGVVAAGFRADLVLFEDLQDFKVAECWLGGQPLASLDAPVTTPALLGGGVDAAGLAEADLSVPAHWPVIGVRPDQIETYIAPVGSGDTKLVVADRYGRGLVSAALTSGIGLQRGAVALSVLHDAHHLVIAGALGPGGDADIRAAGLEVQRLGGGVVVVDGGQVVVSLPLPYGGLMSDWPPAEVAARVRAIQLALHQRGCPLPEALTTLSFLGLSVIPDLKLTPRGLLDVRAWKLV